A window from Lytechinus pictus isolate F3 Inbred chromosome 9, Lp3.0, whole genome shotgun sequence encodes these proteins:
- the LOC129268833 gene encoding muscarinic acetylcholine receptor M1-like, with amino-acid sequence MSEDIPIETPGPEFSVAFLALIVFSGLTVTTNSLILAAFYVEKKLRTYNNCYVFNMTIADLVVGLFCMPILSTIHLFNGWPFGKVASILFMGFQNSILAVSVCGVVVVCIDRYLATFFPILHYQRRSIRKAVVVNILTWVASFGVWMMVTSGWDFIKPTNLVISSGLSRPNYNLTYTASLLVFFLRFGLPFLLMTGLYIRIYFRVKNIGSKNLTKYFNRERGVEKGHAKSAPLMTSTEETTISSVSLDMMSNAGAAIGVANPQIGDEEFSNGIGGLMASAGPTRTYKIMPRDDEENVTSRSNAVSKEPKKESRTEGRKAMRTMTMIVLVFILTWLPTAVSVTMYALAPDFYRTISKSIRLSEITRWIAFSNSLVNPLAYAMAQPLFRKTIIKILRRCVDRKSQK; translated from the exons ATGAGTGAAGATATCCCCATAGAAACTCCAGGGCCAGAGTTTAGTGTCGCCTTCCTAGCTCTTATCGTTTTCTCTGGACTGACTGTCACCACCAATAGCCTCATCCTGGCTGCCTTCTACGTCGAGAAGAAACTGCGGACATACAACAACTGCTACGTCTTCAACATGACTATTGCAGATTTGGTCGTGGGACTATTCTGCATGCCCATACTTTCTACGATCCATCTCTTCAACGGTTGGCCCTTTGGGAAGGTGGCGAGCATTCTGTTCATGGGGTTCCAGAATTCGATCCTGGCTGTGTCCGTGTGTGGTGTTGTCGTAGTGTGCATTGATCGTTACTTAGCTACGTTCTTTCCCATCCTGCACTACCAGAGACGGAGTATCCGCAAGGCTGTGGTGGTCAACATACTCACCTGGGTCGCATCATTCGGAGTCTGGATGATGGTCACGTCCGGTTGGGACTTCATCAAGCCAACCAACCTTGTCATCTCCTCCGGCCTCTCCAGACCAAACTACAACCTGACCTACACAGCAAGCCTTCTTGTATTCTTTCTGAGGTTCGGATTGCCGTTTCTTCTGATGACTGGTCTGTACATCCGAATTTACTTCCGTGTTAAAAACATCGGCAGTAAAAATCTCACAAAGTACTTTAACAGGGAGAGGGGCGTTGAAAAAGGACATGCAAAATCCGCTCCCCTGA TGACATCGACTGAAGAAACAACTATCTCAAGTGTTTCTTTGGATATGATGAGCAATGCAGGAGCGGCTATTGGTGTCGCGAATCCACAGATCGGTGACGAAGAGTTTTCAAATGGAATTGGAGGTTTGATGGCCTCCGCCGGTCCGACACGAACATATAAGATCATGCCAAGAGATGACGAAGAAAATGTGACGTCTCGGAGCAACGCTGTTTCGAAGGAACCCAAGAAAGAATCGAGAACCGAAGGACGAAAGGCAATGCGGACCATGACCATGATTGTCCTGGTGTTTATTCTGACCTGGCTACCAACGGCAGTCTCGGTCACCATGTACGCCCTGGCTCCTGATTTCTACCGAACCATCAGTAAGTCCATCAGGTTATCTGAGATAACACGCTGGATTGCCTTCAGCAACAGCCTGGTGAACCCTTTGGCTTATGCCATGGCTCAACCCCTCTTCAGAAAGACCATCATTAAGATCCTGCGGCGTTGTGTTGATAGAAAATCTCAGAAATAG